A genomic window from Tolypothrix sp. PCC 7910 includes:
- the pilM gene encoding type IV pilus assembly protein PilM, whose product MVKSFNSLFSKSNKGVGIELAPERVNIVQLRKQRQGLKVEALTSIPVPEGVMMDGQIADAPAMAQLIQQGLAESKIKASRVATGVTGRDSIVRLIPVPAELDDKELREMVLNHEAALYLPYPREEADVDYQKLGYFVDEDGIEKVQVLLVATRKEVTESYINTFEQAGLQIDVLEINSFAMIRTIRDQLRQFSPQEAAVLVDIEFDSSEIAIIVNGVPQFSRTVPIGTYQMQYALSKAMSLPASRDMEMLYGMTIMTTNADGGKTGLTDINPGMAALLRVLGELTDELRRSIDFYLNQSENLEVAQIFLAGPGGGLQQLDEFFTQRLSLPTAQIDPIASLSLEVSEEKYPVVQRAGLATVMGLGMREV is encoded by the coding sequence GTGGTGAAAAGCTTCAATAGTCTGTTTAGCAAATCTAATAAAGGGGTCGGTATTGAACTAGCACCAGAAAGGGTGAATATAGTTCAATTACGCAAACAACGTCAAGGCTTAAAAGTAGAAGCCTTAACATCAATACCAGTTCCCGAAGGTGTAATGATGGACGGTCAAATCGCTGATGCGCCAGCGATGGCCCAGTTAATCCAACAGGGTCTGGCTGAAAGCAAAATTAAAGCTTCTCGGGTTGCTACTGGTGTAACAGGACGAGATTCAATCGTACGTTTAATACCTGTACCAGCAGAGTTAGATGATAAAGAACTGCGAGAAATGGTGCTAAACCATGAAGCAGCTTTGTATTTACCCTATCCGCGTGAAGAAGCTGATGTGGATTATCAAAAACTTGGGTACTTTGTAGATGAAGATGGTATTGAAAAAGTACAAGTACTTTTAGTAGCTACACGTAAGGAGGTAACGGAATCATATATTAATACATTTGAGCAGGCAGGATTGCAAATCGATGTTTTAGAAATAAACAGCTTTGCAATGATTAGGACAATCCGCGATCAACTGCGGCAATTCAGCCCCCAAGAAGCAGCAGTATTGGTTGATATCGAATTTGACAGTTCCGAAATTGCCATTATTGTCAACGGAGTACCGCAATTTTCACGCACTGTGCCTATCGGTACTTATCAAATGCAATATGCCCTCTCGAAGGCTATGAGTTTACCTGCAAGCCGAGATATGGAAATGTTGTATGGCATGACGATTATGACAACGAATGCCGATGGGGGCAAAACTGGGCTAACCGATATTAATCCGGGTATGGCAGCTTTATTAAGAGTTTTGGGGGAACTCACTGATGAACTGCGTCGTTCCATCGATTTTTACCTAAATCAAAGTGAAAATCTGGAGGTAGCGCAAATTTTTTTAGCTGGCCCAGGCGGTGGCTTGCAACAGCTAGATGAGTTTTTCACCCAAAGATTAAGCTTACCAACTGCCCAAATCGATCCGATAGCATCTTTGTCCTTAGAGGTTAGTGAGGAAAAATACCCTGTAGTACAACGCGCTGGTTTAGCGACAGTCATGGGTTTAGGAATGCGGGAGGTATAA
- a CDS encoding sugar ABC transporter substrate-binding protein yields the protein MFKTSKFRRLTVFVLLGLLTSWIVSCSTGNIGTRTEQASGGATTIEFWTMQLQPQFNSYFQNLIASFESQNKGIKINWVDIPWAAMENKILTAVSAKTPPDVVNLNPDFASQLAGRNAWLDLDTKVPNEVRSSYLPNIWKASTLNGKSFGIPWYLTTRLTIYNTDLLKQAGINKTPNTYAELGQVAQQIKDKTGKYAFFVTFVPQDSGEVLESFVQMGVTLVDSEGKAAFNSPQGKAAFQYWVDLYKKGLLPKEVLTQGHRHAIDLYQAGETAFLASGPEFLKTIANNAPKIAQASAIAPQITGDTGKKNVAVMNLVIPKDSKYADGAVKFALFVTNDQNQLAFAKAANVLPSTVKSLSDSYFKDVPASATTVDKARVISAQQLQQAEILTPTMKDFNKLQKAIYENLQAAMLDQKTVDKAMEDAAQQWNNRT from the coding sequence ATGTTTAAAACTTCAAAATTCAGACGATTGACTGTGTTTGTACTGCTCGGTTTATTGACTAGCTGGATAGTCAGTTGTAGTACAGGAAATATAGGCACACGAACAGAACAGGCTTCTGGGGGAGCAACAACAATTGAGTTTTGGACAATGCAACTCCAACCTCAATTTAATAGTTACTTTCAGAACCTGATTGCATCTTTTGAATCACAAAACAAAGGTATAAAGATTAACTGGGTCGATATACCTTGGGCAGCAATGGAGAACAAAATCTTAACAGCTGTCTCAGCAAAAACGCCACCTGATGTTGTGAACCTCAATCCGGATTTCGCGTCTCAACTTGCAGGACGAAATGCCTGGTTAGATTTGGATACGAAAGTCCCAAATGAAGTACGTTCCTCCTATTTGCCAAATATTTGGAAAGCTAGCACACTCAATGGTAAAAGTTTTGGTATTCCCTGGTACCTCACTACCCGGCTAACTATTTATAACACTGATTTATTAAAACAGGCAGGTATCAACAAAACACCGAATACTTACGCAGAATTAGGGCAAGTGGCACAACAAATTAAAGATAAAACAGGGAAATATGCCTTTTTTGTAACTTTTGTTCCGCAAGATTCCGGAGAAGTTTTGGAATCATTTGTGCAAATGGGAGTCACCTTAGTAGATTCCGAAGGTAAAGCAGCTTTTAACTCACCGCAAGGCAAAGCAGCTTTTCAGTATTGGGTAGATTTATACAAAAAAGGATTACTTCCAAAAGAGGTTTTAACTCAAGGACATCGCCATGCAATAGATTTATACCAAGCAGGAGAAACAGCATTTTTAGCTTCCGGCCCTGAATTTCTGAAAACGATCGCTAACAATGCTCCGAAAATTGCTCAAGCTTCTGCGATCGCACCGCAAATTACAGGTGATACTGGTAAAAAGAATGTTGCTGTCATGAACTTAGTGATCCCCAAAGATAGCAAGTACGCAGATGGTGCGGTGAAATTTGCTCTGTTTGTCACTAACGATCAAAACCAATTAGCTTTTGCTAAAGCGGCTAATGTTTTGCCATCTACCGTAAAATCACTTTCTGATAGTTACTTTAAAGATGTTCCTGCTAGTGCAACAACAGTAGATAAAGCAAGAGTAATTAGCGCTCAACAACTACAACAAGCAGAAATATTAACGCCAACAATGAAGGATTTTAACAAATTGCAAAAGGCAATTTATGAGAACTTGCAAGCAGCAATGTTAGACCAAAAAACAGTAGATAAAGCTATGGAGGATGCAGCGCAACAGTGGAATAATCGTACATAG
- a CDS encoding AAA family ATPase, producing MNMVADGTVAIAGYSITKPIYAGTRTLVYQANRNIDKMPVVIKLMRNEYPSFPEIVQFRNQYTITKNLDLPGILKIYSLEAYRNGYALIMEDMGGISLKDWVIQKQGDIINDFLSVAIQLATHLEAIHRHRVIHKDIKPSNILINPQTHQIKLIDFSVASLLPKETPQLQNPKILQGTLAYISPEQTGRMNRGIDYRSDFYALGVTFYELTTGKLPFSSPDLMELVQSHIAKIAPQVHTINSSISLNISNIIAKLMAKNPEDRYQSAAGLKHDLEICLTQYQETQNIVEFALCSRDIYEHFLIPEKLYGRTSEVEILLKAFERVSTGNTEMLLVAGCSGIGKTAVINEVHKPILQQRGYFIKGKYNQFQRNIPFLGFVQAFQDLISQILSESDTQIKVWCSKILSALGDNGQVIIDVIPELENIIGKQPLVTELSGNSAQNRFNLLFLKFTQVFNTQEHPLVIFLDDLQWADLASLKLLEILMNDADSLLVIGSYRNNEVSPAHSLMLAIKEIRKAGKIVNTITLNNLTETDINYLVADTLSCNEMVAQPLGKLVYQKTKGNPLFATQFLKFLYQEKLITFDRDGKYWQCDIAQVKTITIIDDVVEFIVLQLQKLPPATQDVLKLAACIGAQFDLHTLAIASARSPEATAADLWKALQDGFLLPTSEIYKFFTDADDLPTSVIPSAANPTYKFLHDRVHEAAYSLIPDERKQSTHLRIGQLLLQNIPTSEQEARIFDIVNHLSRGIEVISTTAQRQELILLNFLAGKKARTVTAYGVAVNYFAIAKSLLPVNHWQRQYNLSLDIYHAAAEAAYLSGDTSQMEQLIDAIFQNAESLLDTIKAYEIKLNSYTVNHQPTQSVAIGLEALKQLKVKFPQKPTKLHIILALLQIKLALGRKTIQDLLALPPMQNPTALAKMSLLSNIVTASYICEPNLHQLIILKQLELSLRYGNSAFTTTAYAAYGCILCMLGDIETGYQFGELGLRLAENGLGKQFRTEVLFIFSNMIRIWKDPLAATLKTSLQGYQTGLETGKLEYASYNAAGYCAALLHSGKQLDVVLAEFANYTQSLQQLHQDKALTYHLIAQQLVLNLMGKSADPCCLVGEVYDEIAMRQKYLAAQEANSLSLLYTLKTWLGVLFGQEQSAVENAREAEKWIAGSQGTLVTFIFCFYQSLADLGIYPTASKSAQAKILQKVGKNLKRLKQWADYAPITYLHKWCLVTAERHRVLGQMSAAMEMYDRAIALAKENQFLNEEAIACELAAKFYLSWGKAKVAQVYMIDAYYAYSSWGAAAKVGDLEKRYPQILSSIRQQVQTQLVQSEKMSALGNLVVGVAHEINNPIGFLSGNIDYTLDYIKDLFGLIDLYQQEYTNPSNAIEHQIKAIDFNYIRKDLPKMIASMQEAVNRICDISNSLRTFSRVDSDRPIAFNIHDGIDSTILILKHRLKASKSRPAIEVIKNYGEIPLIKCYPGQLNQVFMNLLVNAIDALEEINIGRSFAEIQAHPNYITINTSFRENSQQVILRIQDNGHGMTAETQQKIFTQLFTTKPVGKGTGLGLAIARQIIVEKHGGTINVNSSPGQGAEFIIRLPIEPSSHDF from the coding sequence ATGAACATGGTGGCTGATGGCACTGTAGCGATCGCAGGTTACTCAATTACAAAACCAATTTATGCGGGTACGCGCACACTGGTATATCAAGCAAACCGCAACATAGATAAAATGCCAGTTGTCATCAAACTGATGCGGAATGAATACCCCAGCTTTCCAGAAATTGTTCAGTTCCGTAACCAGTACACCATTACCAAAAACTTAGACTTGCCGGGAATTCTCAAAATTTACAGTCTGGAAGCATATCGTAATGGCTATGCCCTAATCATGGAAGATATGGGAGGCATTTCTCTCAAGGATTGGGTAATACAAAAACAAGGCGATATTATCAATGATTTCCTCAGTGTTGCTATTCAACTTGCCACTCATTTAGAAGCCATACATCGCCACAGAGTTATCCACAAAGATATTAAACCTAGCAATATTTTGATTAATCCCCAAACCCATCAGATAAAACTGATTGATTTTAGTGTTGCTTCTCTTTTACCCAAAGAAACCCCCCAGCTACAAAATCCTAAGATTTTACAAGGAACTCTGGCATATATTTCCCCCGAACAAACTGGCAGAATGAATCGGGGCATAGATTACCGCAGTGATTTTTATGCTTTGGGTGTGACTTTCTACGAACTTACAACAGGAAAATTACCATTTTCATCTCCCGATCTAATGGAATTGGTACAGTCGCATATTGCCAAAATTGCCCCTCAAGTTCATACAATAAATTCATCTATTTCACTGAATATTTCTAATATTATTGCTAAATTAATGGCAAAAAATCCCGAAGATAGATATCAAAGTGCTGCTGGATTAAAGCATGATTTAGAAATTTGCTTAACTCAGTATCAAGAAACGCAAAATATTGTTGAATTTGCTTTATGCAGTCGGGATATTTACGAGCATTTCTTGATTCCTGAAAAATTATATGGACGTACAAGCGAAGTTGAAATATTACTAAAAGCATTTGAAAGGGTGAGTACTGGTAATACAGAAATGTTGCTCGTTGCAGGTTGTTCGGGAATTGGTAAAACTGCTGTTATTAATGAAGTTCATAAACCGATTTTGCAGCAACGGGGATATTTTATTAAAGGTAAATACAACCAATTTCAGCGGAATATACCTTTTTTAGGATTTGTACAAGCTTTTCAAGATTTGATCAGCCAAATTCTCAGTGAAAGCGATACCCAAATAAAAGTTTGGTGTAGCAAGATTCTCTCGGCTTTGGGTGATAACGGACAAGTGATTATTGATGTGATTCCGGAATTAGAAAATATTATCGGTAAACAACCGCTTGTTACGGAATTATCTGGTAACTCTGCTCAAAATCGCTTTAATTTATTATTCCTAAAATTTACGCAGGTTTTTAACACTCAAGAGCATCCGTTAGTCATATTTTTAGATGATTTACAATGGGCAGACTTGGCATCATTAAAACTTTTAGAGATATTAATGAATGATGCTGACAGTTTATTGGTAATTGGCTCTTATCGAAATAATGAAGTGTCACCTGCTCATTCGTTAATGTTAGCTATAAAAGAAATTCGCAAAGCAGGGAAAATAGTTAATACAATTACATTAAATAATCTGACTGAAACAGATATTAATTATTTGGTTGCTGATACCCTAAGTTGTAATGAGATGGTTGCTCAACCACTTGGCAAATTAGTTTATCAAAAAACTAAAGGTAATCCGTTGTTTGCGACGCAATTCCTCAAATTTTTATACCAAGAAAAGCTAATTACATTTGATAGAGATGGGAAATATTGGCAGTGTGATATTGCTCAGGTCAAAACAATTACCATTATTGATGATGTAGTGGAATTTATAGTACTGCAATTGCAGAAATTGCCACCAGCAACTCAAGATGTGTTGAAATTGGCGGCTTGTATTGGCGCTCAGTTTGATTTACATACATTAGCGATCGCATCTGCGCGATCGCCTGAAGCCACGGCTGCTGATTTGTGGAAAGCGTTACAGGATGGATTTTTGCTTCCCACGAGCGAAATCTATAAGTTCTTTACTGACGCTGATGATTTACCGACATCTGTTATTCCATCTGCGGCTAACCCGACTTATAAATTTTTGCACGATCGCGTCCACGAAGCTGCCTATTCCTTAATTCCCGACGAGCGAAAACAGTCTACTCACCTGAGAATTGGGCAATTACTACTACAGAATATACCTACCTCAGAGCAGGAAGCCAGGATTTTTGATATTGTCAATCACCTCAGTCGTGGTATTGAAGTAATTAGCACCACCGCGCAACGTCAAGAACTTATCCTGCTTAACTTCTTAGCTGGGAAAAAAGCCAGAACTGTAACGGCTTATGGGGTGGCTGTTAACTATTTTGCGATCGCGAAAAGTCTGTTACCTGTCAACCACTGGCAACGGCAATATAATCTGAGTTTAGATATTTATCATGCTGCGGCTGAAGCCGCTTATCTGAGTGGCGATACTTCCCAAATGGAGCAGCTGATCGATGCAATTTTCCAAAATGCTGAATCTTTACTAGATACAATCAAAGCTTACGAAATTAAGCTGAATAGCTATACCGTTAATCATCAACCCACACAATCGGTAGCGATAGGGCTAGAGGCTCTGAAACAATTAAAAGTCAAATTTCCCCAAAAACCAACGAAATTACATATAATTTTAGCTTTGCTGCAAATAAAGCTAGCTTTAGGGCGTAAAACTATCCAGGATTTACTAGCACTACCTCCCATGCAAAACCCCACTGCTTTAGCAAAGATGTCTTTGTTAAGCAATATCGTCACAGCTAGCTATATATGCGAACCCAATTTACACCAGCTAATTATTTTAAAACAGCTAGAACTGTCACTGCGTTATGGCAATTCTGCTTTTACTACCACAGCTTACGCCGCCTATGGTTGTATTCTCTGTATGTTGGGCGATATAGAAACTGGCTATCAATTTGGCGAACTGGGGTTAAGGCTAGCGGAAAACGGTTTGGGTAAGCAATTTCGCACAGAGGTATTATTTATCTTCTCCAATATGATTCGGATTTGGAAAGATCCATTAGCTGCAACCCTAAAGACTTCATTGCAAGGTTATCAAACAGGTCTAGAGACAGGGAAACTTGAGTATGCGAGTTATAACGCGGCTGGTTACTGTGCGGCGTTGCTACATTCCGGTAAGCAGTTGGATGTAGTTTTAGCAGAATTTGCCAATTACACTCAATCACTCCAACAACTGCACCAAGACAAAGCGCTGACATATCATCTGATAGCGCAACAATTGGTATTGAACTTGATGGGAAAGTCAGCCGATCCTTGTTGTTTGGTGGGTGAGGTATATGATGAAATCGCCATGCGGCAGAAATATTTAGCAGCCCAAGAAGCCAATTCCCTTTCCCTCCTCTATACCTTGAAGACTTGGCTAGGAGTATTATTTGGGCAAGAACAATCAGCGGTGGAGAATGCTAGAGAAGCCGAAAAATGGATTGCTGGATCGCAGGGAACCTTGGTAACTTTCATTTTTTGCTTTTATCAATCCCTAGCGGATTTAGGTATTTATCCCACAGCATCGAAATCGGCTCAAGCCAAGATTTTGCAGAAAGTGGGGAAGAACCTCAAGCGGCTGAAGCAATGGGCAGATTATGCACCCATCACTTATTTGCACAAATGGTGTTTAGTCACAGCTGAGAGACATCGAGTATTAGGACAAATGTCTGCAGCTATGGAGATGTACGATCGCGCGATCGCTTTGGCAAAAGAAAACCAATTTCTCAACGAAGAAGCGATCGCCTGTGAATTGGCGGCTAAATTTTATCTCAGTTGGGGTAAAGCCAAAGTCGCCCAAGTCTATATGATTGATGCTTACTACGCTTATTCTTCCTGGGGTGCAGCTGCTAAAGTTGGTGATTTAGAAAAGCGCTACCCACAAATCTTGTCATCTATCCGCCAACAAGTGCAAACCCAACTGGTGCAAAGCGAGAAAATGTCTGCGTTGGGTAATCTTGTCGTTGGAGTCGCCCACGAAATCAATAACCCAATCGGATTTCTCAGTGGAAATATCGACTATACATTGGACTACATCAAGGATCTGTTTGGTTTGATTGATTTATATCAACAGGAATATACTAATCCCAGTAATGCTATTGAGCACCAAATTAAAGCCATCGACTTCAACTATATCCGCAAAGATTTACCTAAGATGATTGCTTCCATGCAAGAAGCTGTGAATCGCATTTGTGATATCAGTAATAGCCTCAGAACCTTCTCCCGCGTAGATAGCGATCGCCCCATTGCTTTTAATATACATGACGGCATCGACAGTACTATTTTGATTCTCAAACATCGCCTCAAAGCTTCAAAATCTCGCCCAGCTATTGAAGTTATCAAAAACTATGGTGAAATTCCCCTAATTAAATGTTATCCGGGACAACTCAACCAAGTATTTATGAACTTATTAGTCAATGCCATTGATGCTTTAGAAGAAATAAATATTGGCCGCAGTTTTGCAGAAATTCAAGCTCATCCTAATTATATCACTATTAATACTAGTTTCCGTGAAAACTCGCAGCAAGTAATTCTCAGAATTCAAGATAATGGTCATGGGATGACAGCAGAAACACAACAAAAGATTTTTACGCAATTATTTACTACTAAACCTGTAGGTAAAGGCACAGGTTTAGGATTAGCAATTGCTCGTCAAATTATTGTTGAAAAACATGGAGGCACAATCAATGTAAATTCTTCACCAGGACAAGGAGCCGAGTTTATCATTCGTCTCCCAATCGAGCCATCGTCTCATGATTTTTGA
- a CDS encoding FIST signal transduction protein — MLKVVVGHSEDPDSQDAIAEVLEHCLSDLDGVIPQAGILFAAIDFDHALIVKEINQVFPKIELIGCTTDGEASSVLGFQQDSLTLMLLYSDNVEIYAGVGYGAKDNPLEAAKQAVQQATEKSTNSAKLCITVPASYIEDGSTTNGELILQGLKLALGSEMPILGGTAGDQFRFTKTYQFFRNEVLTDALPVLIFSGDIKFSYGIGCGWEPIGRKSIVTKSQETVLYEIEGITALAYYERYLGDRPPTAEHPLAVYEGDSDRYYMRVPNTYDVETGSINFLGNVPEQATVQVTDISRDDVIAASETSFKNALANYPGTQPEAVLIFSCCCRRWLLGTRAKEEYQLVKNALREEVPICGFYTYGEFAPLEPHGSSYYHQETFVTLLLGTK; from the coding sequence ATGCTAAAAGTTGTTGTTGGACATAGTGAAGATCCAGATTCTCAAGATGCGATCGCAGAAGTTTTGGAACATTGCCTTAGCGATTTAGATGGTGTAATTCCTCAAGCAGGTATATTATTTGCTGCTATTGATTTCGATCATGCTTTAATCGTTAAAGAAATTAACCAAGTCTTTCCCAAAATTGAATTGATTGGTTGTACTACCGATGGCGAAGCTTCCTCAGTTTTAGGATTTCAACAAGATTCTTTAACGCTGATGCTCTTGTACTCTGATAATGTAGAAATCTATGCTGGTGTCGGGTATGGAGCAAAAGATAACCCCTTAGAGGCGGCTAAACAAGCTGTACAACAAGCCACCGAAAAAAGTACCAATAGTGCCAAATTATGTATTACTGTTCCAGCCAGTTATATAGAAGATGGTTCCACAACTAATGGCGAGCTAATTCTGCAAGGATTAAAACTAGCCTTAGGTTCGGAAATGCCAATTTTAGGTGGTACAGCTGGCGATCAATTTAGGTTTACCAAAACCTATCAATTTTTCCGCAACGAAGTGCTAACAGATGCACTACCAGTTTTAATCTTTTCTGGAGATATCAAATTTTCCTATGGAATTGGTTGTGGCTGGGAACCCATTGGACGCAAAAGTATTGTTACTAAATCACAGGAAACCGTCCTCTACGAGATAGAAGGTATCACGGCTCTGGCATATTATGAGCGCTATTTAGGCGATCGTCCTCCTACGGCAGAGCATCCATTAGCTGTGTATGAAGGAGATAGCGATCGCTATTATATGCGAGTACCTAATACTTACGATGTAGAAACAGGTAGCATCAATTTTCTTGGTAATGTGCCAGAACAAGCCACAGTTCAAGTTACAGATATTAGTAGAGATGATGTAATTGCTGCATCTGAAACGTCATTTAAAAATGCTCTAGCAAATTATCCTGGAACGCAACCAGAAGCAGTTTTGATATTTTCTTGTTGCTGTCGCCGTTGGCTTTTAGGAACAAGAGCCAAAGAAGAATATCAACTTGTAAAAAATGCATTGCGTGAAGAAGTACCCATTTGTGGGTTCTATACTTACGGTGAATTTGCACCCTTAGAACCTCATGGTTCCTCTTACTATCACCAAGAAACTTTTGTAACTTTGCTTCTAGGAACTAAGTAG
- a CDS encoding sensor histidine kinase has product MEPTDNESRLKELEKTVRILKKKLERSEADRLQLENNTEVRESVLKNMIRELEDSQTALRQRGDELENALRNLEALQMKLVESEKMSALGVLVAGIAHEINNPVSFIYGNLNYAYEYFQDLLKLIALYQKYYPEPEVEIKREIQVIEFEFVKQDADKLFRSMNVGAERIREIVKSLRTFSRLDEAEFKAVDIHEGIDSTLVILNSRIKASVDNYHGIEVIKNYGTLPLIKCYAGHMNQVFMNLITNAIDALEDSLLKQKIAGIEQKIYKHPQININTSIVDNSWVEIRIADNGIGMDDKVRSKVFDPFFTTKAVGKGTGLGLSISYQIINELHGGKLECYSQPGVGTEFVIQIPIREN; this is encoded by the coding sequence ATGGAACCCACAGACAATGAGAGCAGACTCAAAGAGTTAGAAAAAACTGTTCGGATTCTGAAAAAAAAGTTAGAGCGATCAGAAGCCGATAGACTACAACTAGAGAACAATACTGAAGTTAGAGAAAGCGTTCTCAAAAATATGATTCGCGAGTTAGAAGATTCACAAACTGCTTTAAGACAAAGAGGTGATGAGCTAGAAAATGCCCTCAGAAATCTCGAAGCTTTACAAATGAAACTCGTAGAATCAGAGAAAATGTCTGCTCTCGGAGTTCTTGTGGCTGGAATTGCTCACGAAATTAATAACCCAGTTAGTTTTATTTACGGTAATTTAAATTATGCTTATGAATATTTTCAAGACTTATTAAAGCTAATTGCACTGTATCAAAAATATTACCCTGAACCAGAGGTTGAAATTAAACGAGAAATTCAAGTTATTGAATTTGAATTTGTTAAACAAGATGCAGATAAACTCTTTCGCTCTATGAATGTAGGAGCAGAGCGGATTCGTGAAATAGTTAAGTCACTCCGGACATTTTCTCGTTTAGATGAAGCCGAATTTAAAGCGGTAGATATCCATGAGGGAATCGACAGCACTCTAGTTATTTTAAACAGCCGTATTAAAGCATCCGTAGACAATTATCATGGCATCGAAGTTATTAAAAATTATGGAACACTCCCCTTAATAAAGTGTTATGCTGGACACATGAATCAGGTATTTATGAATCTGATTACCAATGCCATTGATGCTTTAGAAGATTCTTTATTAAAACAAAAAATAGCTGGAATAGAACAGAAAATCTATAAACATCCACAAATTAATATTAATACTAGCATCGTTGATAATTCTTGGGTAGAAATTCGCATTGCTGACAATGGTATAGGAATGGATGATAAAGTGCGAAGTAAAGTATTTGATCCGTTCTTTACAACTAAAGCTGTAGGGAAAGGCACAGGTTTAGGTTTATCAATTAGTTACCAAATTATTAACGAACTGCATGGTGGTAAATTAGAGTGCTATTCACAACCAGGCGTAGGTACAGAATTTGTCATTCAAATCCCAATTCGAGAAAATTAA
- a CDS encoding PilN domain-containing protein: MYSLDINFLKDRPNYQNTATKKAGVKFQLPVGNMTPLYIGVAVGICLPTVLGGAWWWLQAKNIELEQNLAQLDQESKRLDTELASINKIKEETTKIKGETQGLVTVFDQIRPWSAMLQDLRERIPANVQIEDIKQTPPIRPVQGQAGATTPGNPAGGIEINGMARSFNDVNDFLLTLQQSSFLKASESKIKTAELVNAPSAPSADATANNGVTIPPPQVVKYTIQSSLSDVPASELIRELEQKGTVGLVTRIRSIQKTGVITK, translated from the coding sequence ATGTACAGTTTGGATATTAACTTTCTTAAGGACCGTCCAAATTACCAAAATACGGCTACTAAAAAAGCAGGAGTCAAATTTCAGCTGCCTGTTGGCAACATGACACCATTATATATAGGAGTAGCTGTAGGCATTTGCTTACCCACCGTTTTAGGAGGCGCGTGGTGGTGGTTGCAAGCCAAAAACATTGAATTAGAGCAAAATTTAGCACAACTAGATCAAGAAAGCAAGAGGTTAGATACAGAACTAGCAAGTATTAACAAAATTAAGGAAGAAACAACCAAAATTAAAGGCGAAACACAAGGTTTAGTTACAGTTTTTGACCAAATTCGTCCTTGGTCAGCCATGTTACAAGATTTGCGCGAACGTATACCAGCAAACGTACAAATTGAGGACATCAAGCAAACCCCACCCATTCGTCCAGTCCAGGGTCAAGCAGGAGCTACTACTCCTGGCAACCCCGCTGGAGGAATAGAGATTAACGGCATGGCTCGTTCTTTTAATGATGTCAACGACTTTTTGTTAACTCTGCAACAGTCTAGCTTTTTAAAGGCCTCAGAAAGCAAAATTAAGACCGCTGAGTTAGTCAATGCACCTTCAGCACCATCAGCAGATGCTACTGCTAACAATGGTGTCACAATTCCACCACCTCAAGTAGTCAAATACACTATTCAATCAAGTCTGAGCGATGTTCCAGCTTCTGAGTTAATCCGGGAGTTAGAACAAAAAGGCACAGTGGGACTAGTAACTCGAATTCGCAGTATCCAAAAAACAGGAGTCATTACAAAATGA
- a CDS encoding pilus assembly protein PilO: MTLSDDLNFAEQNGEFALESPASPVLFGISFTPKIIGILVGSVGVLGALYVAFNLLMPAWENYQQQQTKVNELQGQVDQKKASVKKIDQIKQELDQAKQQQIQVLSLFSNEKTLDTLLLDMNRLIETGNAQIPGNPVKAQLKKFVPVTQQPEPIIDGSLGLQADGKLKRSVIQVEIVGTYEQTQSILRNIERLQPLLIFKDYQSILIPPPKASSEKGAPILKRGPASITTTFQLQALMPLTPEERAMAAAKAAPKK; the protein is encoded by the coding sequence ATGACGCTTAGTGATGATTTGAATTTTGCAGAACAAAACGGAGAGTTTGCTCTAGAATCCCCAGCCTCTCCCGTTCTGTTTGGAATTAGCTTTACACCCAAAATTATTGGGATTTTGGTTGGTTCTGTAGGAGTTTTGGGCGCGTTGTATGTAGCCTTCAATCTGTTAATGCCAGCGTGGGAAAACTATCAACAGCAACAAACAAAAGTTAACGAATTACAAGGACAAGTCGATCAAAAGAAAGCTAGTGTCAAAAAGATTGACCAAATAAAACAAGAGCTAGACCAAGCAAAACAGCAACAAATTCAGGTTCTAAGTTTGTTTTCTAACGAAAAAACCTTGGATACATTGTTACTGGATATGAATCGCTTGATTGAAACTGGTAATGCTCAAATTCCTGGTAATCCAGTTAAAGCGCAACTGAAAAAATTTGTGCCAGTTACACAACAACCAGAACCAATTATTGATGGTAGTTTGGGGCTACAGGCAGATGGCAAGCTGAAACGCAGCGTTATCCAAGTGGAAATTGTGGGTACTTATGAACAAACACAATCGATTCTTCGTAACATTGAGCGTTTACAGCCTTTGTTAATATTCAAAGATTATCAATCCATATTGATTCCACCGCCTAAAGCTTCATCAGAAAAAGGAGCTCCCATACTCAAACGCGGGCCAGCATCAATTACTACTACTTTCCAGCTACAAGCATTGATGCCACTTACTCCCGAAGAAAGAGCAATGGCTGCTGCGAAAGCTGCTCCTAAAAAGTAA